A genomic segment from Amphiura filiformis chromosome 10, Afil_fr2py, whole genome shotgun sequence encodes:
- the LOC140162990 gene encoding LOW QUALITY PROTEIN: RING finger protein 145-like (The sequence of the model RefSeq protein was modified relative to this genomic sequence to represent the inferred CDS: deleted 2 bases in 1 codon) — MDIQQQKPKLLRLSNILLRLPSVFLLEMLYHSRAQKMLEQSEIMIDKDLVQSWGLRPRDLTLGAQYVGYLMAFLLHALPLRMLLKLYVHFIVGMLLIASHIISSYYLDLDLRTGNDSVFEDPTTTRNWYTFLAIQTSISILCACLMGTKHVWIFSPYLLPLVARCSGADVHLAHSFHITAEIISLIMATVYIISNILVPYHLVLVGYHTLCEYIELYGIVSVIFALYNHLFIPVVYLIFWVSLFFYELYTYMVMRDFRILQEKWLLLLLASIADCCKSPWSLIGLCFSVSYSAYMLLILCKIYLKGFGGVERDNFFHKGWTEGFTLMLLAMQTGLLDLKRIEKILLLSIMLFIVFSSTIQSMHEITDPILLSLGASNTKSIWKHVKVLAMCLALFLIPIYLSYSILVVFEVEIWLLIIVSSCLLTSIQTFSSLLIYLLFMVDHRRKEPWEAMDEYVYGIHAMCHVLEFTIAVCVLGYGGTESFASDTNLLGASVMVLHCYFNVWQRATTGWKSFLKRRAAAGKIKSLPVATEEELAAFNDICAICYESMMTSWSLRKHYFHGYCLRRWLYVQDKCPLCHTVIVPVTEEDEETEGGDAPNADAVGGGDATARAADDSSNQDAVNGGATSESVGDNSEVENCKDAKDTVVRDDEDGETGYGTANSETLAGGDACPNCNAVNNELDTDDDDDGSEFSDLSDAVIYKDANEVVT, encoded by the exons ATGGATATTCAACAACAGAAGCCGAAGTTGCTTCGGCTTTCCAACATTTTGTTACGTTTGCCCAGTGTATTCTTGCTCGAAATGTTGTATCATTCTCGAGCACAGAAAATGTTGGAGCAAAGTGAAATCATGATTGACAAAGACCTAGTTCAAAGCTGGGGATTGAGACCTCGGGATTTGACGTTAGGAGCTCAGTATGTTG GTTACCTGATGGCATTCCTGCTCCATGCACTACCACTACGGATGCTCCTTAAACTCTACGTCCATTTTATCGTTGGCATGCTTCTCATCGCATCGCACATCATATCCAGCTACTACCTTGATCTCGATCTCCGCACGGGCAACGACTCAGTGTTCGAAGACCCAACCACGACGCGAAACTGGTACACTTTCCTCGCCATCCAGACCAGCATCAGCATCCTGTGCGCTTGCTTGATGGGCACCAAGCACGTGTGGATCTTCAGTCCGTATCTGCTTCCTCTTGTAGCTAGATGTTCCGGCGCGGATGTCCACCTTGCGCATTCTTTCCATATTACAGCCGAGATCATCTCCCTCATCATGGCAACAGTATACATCATTAGTAACATACTGGTACCCTATCATCTTGTGTTAGTCGGCTACCATACGTTGTGCGAATACATTGAACTGTACGGTATCGTCAGTGTGATTTTTGCGTTGTACAATCATCTGTTCATCCCAGTTGTATATCTCATCTTCTGGGTGTCGTTGTTCTTCTACGAGCTCTACACGTACATGGTCATGCGTGATTTCCGCATACTGCAAGAGAAGTGGCTGCTGCTTCTGTTAGCCTCCATCGCAGACTGCTGCAAGAGTCCCTGGAGTCTCATCGGACTGTGCTTCTCCGTATCCTACTCTGCGTATATGTTGCTGATATTATGCAAGATCTATCTGAAAGGCTTCGGCGGAGTCGAGCGCGACAACTTCTTCCACAAAGGATGGACAGAAGGGTTTACTTTGATGCTTTTGGCGATGCAAACAGGGTTACTGGATTTGAAGAGAATTGAAAAGATCCTTCTGCTGAGCATCATGTTGTTCATCGTATTTTCGTCAACCATTCAATCCATGCACGAGATAACAGATCCGATTCTCCTCTCCTTAGGAGCATCGAACACGAAAAGTATCTGGAAGCATGTGAAAGTGTTAGCAATGTGTCTTGCGTTGTTCCTGATCCCTATTTACCTGAGCTACTCTATACTTGTAGTTTTTGAAGTTGAAATATGGCTATTAATCATTGTCTCCAGCTGCTTACTCACTTCCATTCAAACTTTCAGCTCCCttctcatttatttattatttatggtTGATCACCGTCGCAAAGAACCTTGGGAGGCCATGGACGAGTATGTGTACGGGATCCATGCAATGTGTCATGTCTTAGAGTTTACAATCGCCGTATGCGTGTTGGGTTACGGAGGCACCGAATCGTTCGCTTCCGATACAAATCTTCTTGGTGCATCTGTGATGGTTCTCCACTGCTACTTCAACGTCTGGCAAAGAGCGACCACCGGGTGGAAGAGCTTTCTGAAAAGGCGAGCTGCTGCGGGGAAGATCAAATCCCTCCCTGTCGCGACGGAAGAAGAACTTGCCGCTTTTAACGACATCTGTGCAATATGTTACGAGTCCATGATGACCAGCTGGTCACTCCGCAAGCACTACTTTCATGGGTACTGTTTACGCCGATGGTTGTAT GTTCAAGACAAGTGTCCCTTATGTCATACCGTTATTGTACCCGTCACAGAGGAGGATGAAGAAACGGAAGGAGGTGATGCACCAAACGCAGATGCCGTGGGTGGGGGCGATGCAACTGCCAGAGCAGCTGATGATAGTTCAAACCAGGACGCTGTTAATGGTGGTGCTACTTCTGAATCGGTAGGTGATAATAGTGAAGTAGAAAACTGTAAAGATGCAAAAGACACAGTTGTCAGGGACGATGAGGACGGAGAGACGGGTTACGGAACTGCAAATTCAGAAACATTGGCAGGCGGCGATGCCTGTCCCAATTGTAATGCAGTGAATAATGAATTggacactgatgatgatgatgatggttcgGAATTTAGCGATTTGAGCGATGCGGTGATCTATAAAGATGCTAATGAGGTGGTTACGTAA